In a genomic window of Colias croceus chromosome 20, ilColCroc2.1:
- the LOC123700963 gene encoding regucalcin-like, whose amino-acid sequence MGNSVKLWYPIIFTILCLECIQGYTASSPLIKNVARGGIHFEGPHWTENESALYWVDIVDQKVYRLDAVTGNVTSRRIEYGPVSLVVTVKDYPGEVVLASRSELYLMSWDANEGDSAMRLLTAVDLGKPDNRINDGKADTKGRLWFGTMGKEDVSGVDLDQGTLYMLTSNNYIHPEDKVRPVSISNGIAWTSDDKFMFYIDSPLRTIDVFDFNIETGDIRNRRTLFSFQKHNVTGVPDGMTIDTDGNLWVACYDGGKVIKIDSRAGKLLEQHKIPATKVTSVTWGGHDLSTLYVTTSRRGLNSAQLAQEQEAGSLFAIQGTGSRGFPNNQFVFPNADVY is encoded by the exons ATGGGAAATTCAGTGAAGTTATGGTAtccaattatttttacaatattgtgTTTAGAGTGTATTCAAGGATATACGGCTTCATcgccattaataaaaaat GTTGCTCGAGGTGGTATTCACTTTGAGGGCCCTCATTGGACAGAAAATGAAAGTGCACTCTACTGGGTCGATATAGTAGATCAAAAAGTTTACAGACTTGACgctgttaccggaaatgtgaCTTCGCGAagaatag AGTACGGGCCTGTATCTCTCGTTGTAACAGTAAAGGACTACCCAGGAGAGGTGGTACTGGCATCTCGCAGTGAACTGTACTTAATGTCCTGGGATGCTAATGAAGGCGACAGTGCTATGAGACTGCTCACTGCAGTTGACTTAGGCAAACCAGACAACCGTATCAATGATGGCAAAGCTGACACAAAGGGACGACTTTGGTTTG GTACTATGGGGAAAGAAGATGTCTCCGGTGTAGATCTTGATCAGGGTACTTTATACATGTTGACAAGTAACAATTATATACACCCTGAAGACAAAGTTCGTCCCGTCTCTATTTCGAATGGTATAGCGTGGACTTCAGATGATAAATTCATGTTTTATATAGACAGTCCCCTGCGAACTATCGATGTGTTCgactttaatattgaaactggTGACATAC GGAATCGAAGAACACTATTCAGCTTTCAGAAGCACAATGTGACTGGTGTCCCTGATGGCATGACCATAGACACAGATGGAAACCTATGGGTAGCCTGTTATGATGGCGGGAAG GTGATAAAAATAGATTCGCGAGCGGGCAAACTGCTAGAACAACACAAGATACCAGCGACCAAAGTGACTTCAGTAACTTGGGGCGGCCATGACTTATCCACTCTATATGTGACAACAAGCCGAAGGGGCTTAAACTCTGCCCAATTAGCGCAGGAACAGGAAGCTGGTTCCTTATTCGCTATACAAGGCACTGGCTCTAGAGGATTTCCTAACAACCAATTTGTTTTTCCTAATGCTGATGTGTATTGA